A DNA window from Drosophila virilis strain 15010-1051.87 chromosome 4, Dvir_AGI_RSII-ME, whole genome shotgun sequence contains the following coding sequences:
- the Trmt6 gene encoding tRNA (adenine(58)-N(1))-methyltransferase non-catalytic subunit TRM6, which yields MASIQLGDYIVIQRQKYTKLQKFGSLDATATLGKEHLELKSLLDQPYGSTFKMCVKESKVGKRGAQRQHRLELCTENELRSIRDVLNISSSGADNRDISDNGEAQALKSADIEQLREACNESSKIIEKLVENSKTFHTRTEYSQDKYLLKKEKKYFEFVQIRQPSIRLMADIFHRQDADKIMGIRVDTLSQIISYSGVSGFGSYLLYESGTNGLLPAAMLNSMGAGTEATLVHMHPGNVPQKQALLALKLPLEQQQRCISVNLYSVLREFYQGDRPEAKTEAPTEVETAAPTKEAAELVTPTDDSDTNTEEQSDNIEPSSKKVKLDESSNSTNKSGPLHWQLENKRAVALMNAKFDNLVMAAKEHPSNILQALLPLVKPSRPIVIFSTCKELLQEIYMELKTSGKVTNLHVTSNWMRMYQILPNRSHPEVNMSGNSGYLLTGYTLK from the exons ATGGCATCCATACAGTTGGGCGATTATATTGTTATTCAGCGTCAAAAGTACAcgaaattgcaaaaatttggAAGCCTTGATGCGACAGCCACATTGGGTAAGGAGCATCTGGAGCTAAAGTCGCTGCTGGATCAACCGTATGGCTCCACGTTCAAGATGTGCGTCAAGGAGTCGAAGGTGGGCAAACGTGGCGCCCAACGGCAGCACCGGCTCGAGCTGTGCACCGAAAATGAATTGCGCAGCATACGGGATGTGCTAAACATTTCCAGCAGTGGAGCCGACAATCGGGACATCAGCGACAATGGCGAGGCGCAGGCCCTCAAGTCCGCG GATATTGAGCAGCTGCGCGAGGCGTGTAACGAGTCCAGCAAAATAATTGAGAAGCTGGTGGAGAACTCGAAAACATTTCACACACGCACCGAGTACTCACAGGACAAGTATCTGCTGAAGAAGGAGAAAAAGTACTTTGAGTTTGTCCAAATTCGCCAGCCCAGTATACGTCTAATGGCCGACATATTCCATCGACAGGACGCTGATAAGATAATGGGCATACGTGTGGATACGCTCTCCCAAATAATCTCCTACTCGGGTGTCTCTGGATTTGGCAGCTATTTGTTATACGAGAGCGGCACGAATGGTCTCTTGCCGGCGGCCATGCTGAACTCCATGGGTGCCGGCACAGAGGCAACACTTGTACACATGCATCCCGGCAATGTGCCACAAAAGCAAGCTCTGCTGGCGCTCAAATTGCCActggaacagcaacagcgctGCATCTCTGTCAATCTGTACTCGGTGCTGCGTGAGTTTTATCAGGGCGACAGGCCAGAGGCGAAAACAGAAGCTCCCACAGAAGTGGAAACAGCGGCGCCAACCAAGGAGGCAGCGGAGCTAGTAACCCCCACAGATGACAGCGATACCAACACGGAGGAGCAGAGCGACAACATTGAGCCCAGCTCCAAGAAGGTCAAATTGGACGAATCGTCAAACT CAACCAACAAATCCGGGCCGTTGCACTGGCAACTGGAGAACAAACGCGCCGTTGCGCTGATGAATGCGAAATTCGACAACCTGGTGATGGCTGCCAAGGAGCATCCGTCGAATATATTGCAGGCATTGCTGCCGCTGGTGAAACCCTCGCGACCCATTGTTATCTTCAGCACATGCAAGGAACTGCTGCAGGAAATTTACATGGAGCTGAAGACGTCCGGCAAGGTGACCAACCTGCATGTGACCTCCAACTGGATGCGCATGTATCAAATACTGCCAAATCGATCACATCCCGAGGTCAACATGAGCGGTAACAGTGGCTACCTCTTGACCGGCTACACACTGAAATAA
- the Ent2 gene encoding equilibrative nucleoside transporter 1, with protein MANRRGEESPFIDEKRPVKLNPSYESQMKADPNGKGSGSMMSKLVSTLQPPEDKYKLVFFIFVLHGLGTLMPWNMFITAKSYFEDFKLGENYTVKSEVNYRGNFMQNMGFASQIPNVLFNWLNIFMNFGGDLTKRIVFSILFELVILIITVVLAMVDSSEWPGIFFWTTMSSIVLINMCNGIYQSTIYGLVAALPPKYTGAVVLGSNISGCFATIMSMLCSMFFTSMRTSAIYYFLTAILILLFCFDTYFALPLNKFFKHYEMLSSEKKSESHTQLNVPYWKIFKKASPQLFNVFFTFFVTLAVFPAVHSDIKRSKDFVISEKYFTSLTCFLTFNVFAMLGSLTTSWIQWPRPKFLVVPVVLRVVFIPLLIFCNYAPKDIVRTLPVLITNDWLYWIVAIIMSYSSGYLSSLGMMYAPQTVNVKYQITAGMFAAAMLVTGIFSGVMFSYLSPLIIQL; from the exons ATGGCAAACAGAAGAGGTGAAGAGTCGCCATTCATTGATGAAAAGCGGCCAGTGAAACTGAATCCATCATATGAATCCCAAATGAAGGCGGACCCCAATGGCAAAGGATCTGGCTCCATGATGTCAAAACTCGTGTCAACCCTACAGCCGCCAGAGGATAAATATAAACTAGTTTTCTTCATATTTGTGCTGCACGGGCTGGGCACACTTATGCCCTGGAATATGTTTATTAcagcaaaatcatattttgaGGACTTTAAATTGGGTGAAAATTACACAGTTAAAAGCGAGGTTAATTACAGAGGTAACTTTATGCAGAATATGGGCTTTGCTTCACAAATCCCGAATGTCCTATTCAATTGGCTGAACATATTCATGAACTTTGGCGGTGATCTAACCAAGCGTATAGTATTTAGCATTCTATTCGAACTGGTTATTCTGATAATAACTGTTGTGCTTGCCATGGTGGACTCATCCGAG TGGCCTGGCATATTCTTTTGGACTACAATGTCATCCATTGTGCTTATAAACATG tGCAACGGCATCTATCAGAGCACTATTTATGGACTCGTTGCGGCCTTACCACCCAAATATACGGGTGCTGTTGTTTTGGGATCAAATATAAGCGGATGTTTTGCCACAATTATGTCTATGTTATGTTCCATGTTTTTCACCTCAATGCGAACATCGgctatatattattttttaaccgcaattttaattttactctTTTGCTTCGACACGTATTTCGCGCTGCCTTTAAACAAATTCTTCAAGCACTATGAAATGCTGAGCAGCGAAAAGAAATCCGAGTCGCACACCCAGTTAAATGTACCCTACTGGAAAATTTTTAAGAAAGCTTCGCCACAGCTTTTTAATGTATTCTTCACCTTCTTTGTAACACTAGCTGTTTTTCCAGCCGTCCACTCGGATATCAAGCGTTCCAAAGATTTTGTAATTAGCGAAAAGTATTTCACATCACTCACCTGTTTCCTAACGTTCAATGTGTTCGCGATGCTGGGCAGCTTGACCACCTCCTGGATACAATGGCCTAGACCAAAATTTTTAGTTGTGCCTGTAGTTTTACGTgtcgtttttatacccttactGATATTCTGTAATTATGCACCGAAAGATATTGTTAGAACTCTACCAGTTTTAATTACCAACGATTGGTTATATTGGATCGTTGCGATTATAATGTCCTATAGCTCCGGCTATCTAAGTTCCTTGGGCATGATGTATGCACCACAGACAGTTAATGTCAAATATCAAATAACCGCCGGCATGTTTGCCGCCGCGATGCTTGTGACTGGCATTTTCTCTGGCGTAATGTTCTCATATTTGAGTCCACTTATTATACAACTTTGA
- the COX5B gene encoding cytochrome c oxidase subunit 5B, mitochondrial: MASICGRMALRAAARQNVTYHSVRTCKMMNDPLEHATGIEKRELLLKAAGNDNPFDMKVFKRGAGTKENPNLIPSAFDARIVGCICEEDQTYVQWMWLQKGNQKRCECGHWFKLVEKAAV; this comes from the exons ATGGCATCAATCTGTGGACGCATGGCGCTGCGTGCCGCCGCACGCCAAAATGTGACATACCACTCCGTTCGCACCTGCAAAA TGATGAACGATCCCTTGGAGCACGCCACGGGCATTGAGAAGCGCGAGCTGTTGCTGAAGGCGGCCGGCAACGATAATCCCTTCGACATGAAGGTGTTTAAGCGCGGTGCTGGCACCAAGGAGAACCCCAACTTGATTCCATCGGCCTTCGATGCCCGCATTGTGGGCTGCATCT GCGAAGAGGATCAGACCTACGTGCAGTGGATGTGGCTGCAGAAGGGCAACCAGAAGCGTTGTGAGTGCGGACACTGGTTCAAGCTGGTCGAGAAGGCAGCTGTTTAa
- the COX5BL gene encoding cytochrome c oxidase subunit 5B, mitochondrial: MSSFISRLLKSPFASKRLVSQLTQRGEGKLGAVLRQLGLKRVLGVFGVKEGAGTRAISTTPVLKKELTDDMELATGIFKRELMLRQAGCNDPWAMKRPMKRGAGRENDPTVIPSAFDGRLVGCLCLGDRAPKWMWLEKGNPKRCECGHYYVLKNVPAI; the protein is encoded by the exons ATGTCGTCATTCATCTCGCGACTGCTCAAATCTCCGTTCGCATCCAAGCGTCTCGTCTCGCAATTGACACAACGCGGCGAGGGCAAGCTAGGCGCAGTGCTGCGTCAGCTCGGCCTGAAGCGTGTGCTCGGCGTCTTTGGGGTCAAGGAGGGTGCCGGCACGCGTGCCATATCCACAACTCCGGTCTTGAAGAAAG AGCTGACCGATGACATGGAGCTGGCCACGGGCATTTTCAAGCGCGAGCTAATGCTACGCCAGGCAGGCTGCAACGATCCGTGGGCCATGAAGAGACCCATGAAGCGGGGCGCAGGCAGAGAGAATGATCCGACGGTCATACCGTCGGCATTTGATGGCCGCCTCGTAGGTTGCTTGTGCCTCGGCGATCGTGCACCCAAGTGGATGTGGCTGGAAAAGGGCAACCCCAAGCGCTGCGAATGCGGACACTATTATGTGCTAAAGAATGTGCCGGCTATTTAA
- the IFT52 gene encoding intraflagellar transport protein 52 homolog, translating into MANKPTICFDISKNERFQITDNYKMLHRKLKPHWNIEQSDVELNQESLMRSKIFVLAGPQDRFTEEEFDALKEYVDQSGGSLLVLLGEGGEQEFNTNVNFFLEQYGIYINSDNVVRPHYYKNFHPKECIVGGGVVCESMWRHLLKLDIEKVDYDFSDEKYKIHFQYPYGATLNVSEPANVLLTTGPVVYPFNRPLAGYFSNAKGGKILALGSGYIWHDKYLQDKTNDAMLEYMLQLLGTGEISYTHLDFNDVELNDNKHFTDLAFLADMPKACLIDSIGTEMPADFKQMFDMTLCSLSNRLLKDVIDTYEQLHVNYEPLRIIKPQFEIPLPALQLATFPPIFSEPPAPPLELFDLDETFSPARTQLAQITGQCLQALQSKESSRRAPNQRELENYVKECARITAIIREQQEMPAREILNIVARQITSYAPYAED; encoded by the exons atggCCAATAAGCCGACAATTTGCTTTGATATATCAAAAAATGAACGCTTTCAAATAACGGACAACTATAAGATGCTGCATCGCAAGCTGAAGCCGCACTGGAATATCGAGCA AAGCGATGTCGAACTGAACCAGGAATCTTTGATGCgctcaaagatctttgtgcTGGCAGGACCACAAGATCGCTTCACCGAGGAGGAGTTCGATGCGCTCAAGGAGTACGTGGATCAGTCGGGTGGCAGCTTGTTGGTGCTGCTCGGCGAAGGCGGCGAACAGGAGTTCAATACCAATGTCAACTTCTTTCTGGAGCAATACGGCATCTACATCAACAGTGACAACGTTGTGCGTCCGCATTACTATAAGAATTTTCATCCCAAGGAGTGCATTGTGGGCGGCGGCGTTGTCTGTGAGTCCATGTGGCGGCACCTGCTCAAACTGGACATCGAGAAGGTGGACTACGATTTCAGCGATGAGAAGTACAAGATACACTTTCAGTATCCATACGGCGCTACTCTAAATGTCTCCGAGCCGGCCAATGTGCTGCTAACAACCGGACCCGTTGTCTACCCCTTCAATCGCCCGCTGGCTGGTTACTTCAGCAATGCCAAGGGCGGCAAGATATTGGCACTGGGCAGTGGCTATATATGGCACGATAAGTATCTGCAGGACAAAACCAACGATGCCATGCTGGAGTatatgctgcagctgctgggcaCTGGCGAGATAAGCTATACGCATTTGGACTTTAATGATGTAGAG CTAAACGACAACAAACACTTCACGGATTTGGCTTTCCTGGCCGATATGCCGAAGGCCTGTCTGATCGACTCCATTGGCACGGAAATGCCCGCCGATTTTAAGCAAATGTTCGACATGACCCTCTGCTCGCTGAGCAATCGTTTGCTGAAGGATGTGATCGATACGTACGAGCAGTTGCATGTCAATTACGAACCGTTGCGCATTATTAAGCCGCAATTTGAGATACCGCTGCCGGCGCTGCAATTGGCCACATTTCCGCCAATTTTCAGTGAGCCGCCGGCGCCGCCGTTGGAGCTGTTCGATCTGGACGAGACCTTTAGTCCGGCACGCACACAGCTGGCACAAATAACTGGGCAGTGCCTGCAGGCGTTGCAGTCCAAGGAGTCGTCACGGCGTGCGCCCAATCAGCGCGAGCTCGAGAACTATGTGAAGGAGTGTGCGCGCATCACGGCCATCATCAGGGAGCAGCAGGAGATGCCCGCCCGCGAAATACTCAACATTGTGGCGCGACAGATAACCAGCTATGCGCCCTATGCGGAGGACTAG
- the LOC6628083 gene encoding uncharacterized protein, whose translation MRMNIDQLNDDCLCIILEYLTLPDQIAMARSSLRYEELLAEIVWRKPRYREVSISDDMLAPLNKEDYIYFFKLTSTYMEKLYIWNVHDKAFDSYLGRHLMRPELAFYLCLNLNNLRELCVTDNYMNNSMIQNVTKSCPHLHSLSVSSAYITGMFMVGLHNLQTLVARECSIEAEHLAELLAQLQLTTLDLTSNRYNLEQTILEAPAAGLLRLQRLGISDAQDCGFRIAEQLPQLKELVVSYHGVMAQDLHDMLDTTRQLVESSDTKFPKRLQSIMCNVVDVEVALEQITGLETRCPRESPKFCEILKIIYKCK comes from the coding sequence ATGAGAATGAACATCGATCAGCTAAATGACGACTGCTTGTGCATTATATTGGAGTACTTGACATTGCCAGACCAAATCGCAATGGCCCGGAGCTCGTTGCGGTATGAGGAGCTGCTCGCCGAAATTGTGTGGCGTAAGCCGCGTTACCGAGAGGTTTCCATATCGGATGATATGCTGGCGCCACTGAACAAGGAggattatatatactttttcaAGCTGACCAGCACATACATGGAGAAGCTGTACATCTGGAATGTGCATGACAAGGCGTTCGATTCGTATCTGGGACGGCATTTGATGCGTCCCGAACTGGCCTTCTATCTGTGCCTTAACCTGAACAATCTGCGCGAGCTATGCGTCACCGACAATTACATGAACAACAGCATGATACAGAATGTAACAAAAAGTTGCCCACACCTGCACAGCCTGAGCGTGTCCAGCGCCTATATAACGGGCATGTTTATGGTTGGCCTTCACAATCTGCAGACGCTTGTGGCGCGGGAGTGCTCCATCGAGGCCGAGCATCTGGCCGAGCTGctggcacagctgcagctgaccaCACTGGATCTCACGTCCAATCGATACAATTTGGAGCAAACCATACTGGAAGCGCCCGCCGCTGGCCTCTTACGTTTGCAGCGTTTGGGCATCTCCGATGCGCAGGACTGTGGCTTTCGCATCGCtgagcagctgccacagctgAAGGAGCTGGTCGTCAGCTATCATGGCGTTATGGCGCAAGACTTGCATGATATGCTGGACACAACGCGGCAATTAGTTGAGTCCTCGGATACGAAATTCCCAAAGCGCCTGCAATCGATTATGTGCAATGTGGTCGATGTGGAAGTTGCCCTCGAGCAGATAACTGGCCTGGAGACGCGCTGTCCGCGCGAATCTCCCAAATTCTGTGAGATTTTAAAGATAatttacaaatgcaaatag